The sequence below is a genomic window from Chryseobacterium foetidum.
TGATTTCCGATTAATCTTGGAATTCCGTCTGCGTAGCCAACAGGAACGGTCGCAATTTTTAAAGGTTTAGCGGCTTTAAATCTTCTGCTGTAACCCACTGATTCTCCGGTTTCTATTAATGAAATCTGGGAAATTACCGTTTTGAAACTTACAACGGACTGCAGCTGTTTCTGTATTTCACTATTTTGTGATTCTCCCAGCATTCCAATCCCTATTCTTACCATGTCATATTGATGATTGGTATAATTGGTTATTCCCGATGAATTTAAAATATGGCGTAAAGGCGCGTAGCCCAGTTTTTCTATCAAATAAGCTGAGTTTTTTTCAAATGTATCTAACTGATTCAACGTAAAATCCTTCTCAGTTGGTATATCTGAAGACGAAAGATGGCTGAAAATACTTTGAACTCTCACATTCATTTTACCTAAAATCTCACCAAGCTCGTCCAGTTCATTCCCTTTGAACCCAAGCCTGTGCATTCCCGTTTCAAGTTTAAGATGGATTGGATACTCTTTGTCATAACCTGACTTCCTGACTGCTTCATAAAACAATTCCAAAACCCGAAAACTGTAAATTTCAGGCTCCAAATTGTATTGAATTACAGCATCATAGCTGTGCTGCTCAGGATTCATCACCACAATTGGCACTGTGATTCCTTTTTTTCGAAGCTCGACACCTTCATCCACGAAAGCTACGCCGAGATAATCCATGTGATGGTGTTGGAGGAATTCTGAAATTTCATAACTTCCTAATCCATAAGCGTTTGCTTTAACCATCGCCATCATTCTGGTTGCTGGTTTTAAAAGTGATTTATGGTAATTGATATTGTGTAAAAGGGCATTTAAATTGATTTCAAGAACAGTATCGTGTTTCCTGAGTTCCAAAAGATCTTTTATTTTTTCAATCTCAAATTTTCTCGCTCCTTTTAGTAAAATAATCTGATTTTCTATTTCTGTAAGATGTTTACTTTCAATTAATTCCTGAGTATTAATAAAAGTAAAGGTTTTAGATTTAAATAAATCACTAAAATTTGATATTTCATCACCGATCAGGAAAACAGAATCAAATTTCTGCTCGTTGACCAAGTCTGAAACTTCCTCGTAAAGCTCTTGCAAATTTGAATTGACACCAACGATGTCCGTTAAAACCAACGATTTTTTTGATTTTTTATATTCATTCAGAAACTGAAGGGCGGTTTTAAGTGAATCCAAATCCAGATTAAATGAATCGTTGATAACGATATTGTTTTTTTGACCTTCAATCGCTTCCAGACGCATTTCGACAGCCTTCAAAGCATTGATTTTTTCGATGATCTTCTGATTCTCTATTCTCAGTTCCTTTAAGACGGTTATCAGCGCCAAAGCGTTTGTTAAAGTCGCTTCGTCCCGCTGATGAACTGGAAACGAAATTTCTTCGCCGAAATATTGTACAACAACATTTTCATCTCTGGAAATATTGCTTTTAAAATAAACCTGATTGCTGTTTTTAAATCCGTAAGAAATTAATTTTTTACTTGAATATAAGTTGTTTATTTTATTTAAAACCAATTCATTATCTCCGTTAAAAATAATGACCTCAGAATTTTTAAAAAGTTTAATTTTTTCAGCAATCAGTTCTTCTTCGGAAGTGAAATTGGCAAGATGCGCAGTTCCAATATGAGTCAATAAACCAATTTGTGGCTGGAAAATCTGCTCCAGTTTCTCCATCTCGTGAGGTTTGGATATTCCGACTTCAAAAATTCCTAATTCGTGAGAATCGTTGATCTGAAGAAGAGAAAGTGGCAAACCAATCTGGGAATTGAAACTTTTCGGACTTTTTACCGTAGGAAATTCATTCCAAAGGCATTGGTACAGCCATTCTTTTAAAATCGTTTTGCCGTTGCTTCCCGTGATTCCGATCGATTTTAAATGCGAATTCTGGAAATGAAACTGAGCTAATTTCTGAAGAAACTCTACTGAGTTTTCAACAATAATCCAATTGATATTGTCAAACTGAGGATATTGATGCTCGGAAATAATCACGTTAATTCCTCTGTCAATCACAGATTCGATAAACTTTTCTCCCGAATTTTTATTGGTATTGATGGCTATGAACGCAGTATTTTTAACAGAATAAATAATTCTGCTGTCAAAAGCTATGTTTTTTATAATTAAATCCTGATCCCCAATAACTTTTGCATTGGTAATATCTGCGATTTGTTTGACGGTGTAATTCATTGGTGCCCTTTCTGCTTATTTTTTGGTGTTATTGTTTAATCGCAAAGGCGCAATTTTTTATTTATTTAATTTATTCATTAAAAACAATTAGTTAAAATCAGTGAGACAAAAGTTTTCAAAAAAAATTAAGGTTTAAATATAATTTCAAACAAATTAAATTTGCCTTAACCTTAACCTTAACCTTAACCTTAACCTTAACCTCACTTCCTGTTCAAAACTTCCTCTACAAAAACCCTTCTGCTCACGGCATCATAAGCTTCTGTTTCACCAAGCTCTACAAGGTCTTTTCCTGAAGATGTTCTCATGGAATAATTGGCTAAATTTCCTGTTCGCCGGCAGATGGCGTGAACTTTTGTCACATATTCCGCCGTTGCCATCAAATTAGGCATTGGTCCGAAAGGTCTTCCGAGAAAATCCATATCCAAACCGGCGATCACCACACGGATTCCGCTGTTTGCCAGCTGATTGGCTACTTCCACAATGCTTTCGTCAAAAAACTGAGCTTCATCAATTCCCACCACGTCGCAATTTGAACCCAACAAGATTATTTCGTCAGGATTCTGTACTGCCGTGCTGCGGATTTTATTTTTGTTGTGCGAAACAACATCTTCATCAGAATATCTCGT
It includes:
- a CDS encoding bifunctional UDP-N-acetylmuramoyl-tripeptide:D-alanyl-D-alanine ligase/alanine racemase, giving the protein MNYTVKQIADITNAKVIGDQDLIIKNIAFDSRIIYSVKNTAFIAINTNKNSGEKFIESVIDRGINVIISEHQYPQFDNINWIIVENSVEFLQKLAQFHFQNSHLKSIGITGSNGKTILKEWLYQCLWNEFPTVKSPKSFNSQIGLPLSLLQINDSHELGIFEVGISKPHEMEKLEQIFQPQIGLLTHIGTAHLANFTSEEELIAEKIKLFKNSEVIIFNGDNELVLNKINNLYSSKKLISYGFKNSNQVYFKSNISRDENVVVQYFGEEISFPVHQRDEATLTNALALITVLKELRIENQKIIEKINALKAVEMRLEAIEGQKNNIVINDSFNLDLDSLKTALQFLNEYKKSKKSLVLTDIVGVNSNLQELYEEVSDLVNEQKFDSVFLIGDEISNFSDLFKSKTFTFINTQELIESKHLTEIENQIILLKGARKFEIEKIKDLLELRKHDTVLEINLNALLHNINYHKSLLKPATRMMAMVKANAYGLGSYEISEFLQHHHMDYLGVAFVDEGVELRKKGITVPIVVMNPEQHSYDAVIQYNLEPEIYSFRVLELFYEAVRKSGYDKEYPIHLKLETGMHRLGFKGNELDELGEILGKMNVRVQSIFSHLSSSDIPTEKDFTLNQLDTFEKNSAYLIEKLGYAPLRHILNSSGITNYTNHQYDMVRIGIGMLGESQNSEIQKQLQSVVSFKTVISQISLIETGESVGYSRRFKAAKPLKIATVPVGYADGIPRLIGNQIGNVGINKTLAPIVGSICMDMMMINVDHIPNVKEGDTVTVFNAKPSLKEFAEYCKTITYEVLTSISPRVKRIYVKD
- a CDS encoding thymidine kinase gives rise to the protein MFLENTINHSKQSGWMEVICGSMFSGKTEELIRRLRRAEMAGQNVEIFKPKTDTRYSDEDVVSHNKNKIRSTAVQNPDEIILLGSNCDVVGIDEAQFFDESIVEVANQLANSGIRVVIAGLDMDFLGRPFGPMPNLMATAEYVTKVHAICRRTGNLANYSMRTSSGKDLVELGETEAYDAVSRRVFVEEVLNRK